A window of Cetobacterium sp. ZOR0034 genomic DNA:
TTGTTAATGTCCTTTTCCATAATTCTTGTCGGCGGTGTTTCCCGCTGACAAAAATTATAGTACCATAAATTTTAAATTACGTCAACAACTTTTTTTATTTTTTTAAAATAAATCCATTATTTTATCCATAATTCTCTTTTTTTCTACATCTCTTTTTACTATCAACTTGTCTTCAAATACCGCTTCGCCATTCACTAAAACTTTGTATATACCTATTGAAGTTCCTGCTTTTATAGGCGCTACCAGTCTTTTTTCTCTCTCTGTAATTATTGAGACATCGGCATCTTTTTTTACAATTTTAGAAAATGATTTTGTTCCATAAACTTTTACTTCAGAAATATATCCTCCTACTAGAGGAACAGTCATAACAGGGATATCTTTTTTTATAATCTCTTTATTTTTATACTCTTCATGAAATTTTTCATTCAAGCTTAGTATCTTTTCATCTCTTATTTTTGTAGATTTTCCACCCATTACTACTGTAACTATATCGGCATTATCTTTATTACTAATTACAGTTATATTAAATCTAGATTTCGTATGATAACCTGTTTTAAGTCCATATATTCCTTCTTTTCCTAAAAGGTGAATTGTACTTTTTAATTTATATGTTCCATTTTTTATATCTGCAGTTTTTTCTCTTGCTAAAGCTATATATTCAGGGTATTTCAAAGCTTCCATTGAAAGTTTATATATTCCATTGGCTGTCCCCATATCTAATTTTTTCTTAGTCATATGATCTGGCAATCCTGCAGGTGTATAAAACTCTAATTCATTTTCCAATCCTAAACTCTTCGCTTTTTCATTCATCATCTCTATGAATCTTGGAATACTTCCTTTTCCTGCATGCTTAGCTAATGCGTATGCTGCATTATTTGCAGATTTGATAGCCGCGGATTTCAATAAATCTAAAACAACTATTTTTTCTCCACTCTCCATCGGAATAGCGCTTCCTCCAGCACTTAAAATCTCCCAATCAATAGTGACTTCATCATACATACTAATATTTCCTTTTCTTATCTCATCTAAAGCTACAATTATCGTCATAACTTTAGTAACCGAAGCTAAAGGATATTTTTGAGTTGCATTTTCTTGATAAAATATATTTCCTTTATCATCTCCTAAAATATACGCTCTATAATCTGGGGTATTATCTTTTACTACTTTAGTCTTAGTAT
This region includes:
- a CDS encoding D-alanyl-D-alanine carboxypeptidase family protein yields the protein MKKLVIVFMLVISTLSFSKNTKTKVVKDNTPDYRAYILGDDKGNIFYQENATQKYPLASVTKVMTIIVALDEIRKGNISMYDEVTIDWEILSAGGSAIPMESGEKIVVLDLLKSAAIKSANNAAYALAKHAGKGSIPRFIEMMNEKAKSLGLENELEFYTPAGLPDHMTKKKLDMGTANGIYKLSMEALKYPEYIALAREKTADIKNGTYKLKSTIHLLGKEGIYGLKTGYHTKSRFNITVISNKDNADIVTVVMGGKSTKIRDEKILSLNEKFHEEYKNKEIIKKDIPVMTVPLVGGYISEVKVYGTKSFSKIVKKDADVSIITEREKRLVAPIKAGTSIGIYKVLVNGEAVFEDKLIVKRDVEKKRIMDKIMDLF